The DNA window GGGGGTGTCGCTTACGGTGACAGTGCTCATTGCATGGCCCTCCCGTTTCCGGTGATTAACGCAGATAGTGTTCCGTCAGGCCGCACCACAGCGCCGCGCCGCTAAGCAACAGCGCGTCGTTGAAGTCATAGCCCGGGTTATGCACCATGCAGCGATCCGGCTCGTCGCCAGCGCCGATAGTGAAATAACTGCCGTGGGGGTGCTGCTCCAGCATGAAGGCGAAATCTTCACTGCCCATAAACGGCTTCACCTCGCCCACCTGCTCTGCGCCAAACAGCGCTGTGGCCACCTCCCGCACCATGGCGTTGGCCGCCGGATCGTTACGTAATACCGGGCTGCCGTTGACGTGGGTCAGCGTAGCCGTGGCGTTAAAGCTCTCCGCCTGAGCCACGGCAATATCATGGATCCGCTGCAGCACGGTCTCGCGTACCTGCTCATTGAGGGTGCGCACCGTGAGCTTCATCAACACATGATCGTTAATGATATTGGGCGCATGTCCGGCCTGGATGCTGCCGACGGTCACGACCGCTGGCTCAAACGGGGTGATATTGCGCGAGACGATGGACTGCAGCGCGAGGGTAATATGGCAGGCCACCAGCGTGGCATCCACCGTATGCTCCGGTACCGCGCCGTGGCCGCCAACGCCCTTCACTTCAATATACAGCGTATCGGAGGAGGCCATCATCGCCCCGTCGCGCAGACCAATTTTACCCAGCGGCTG is part of the Klebsiella quasipneumoniae subsp. quasipneumoniae genome and encodes:
- a CDS encoding M20 aminoacylase family protein, with the protein product MTHPLLEALQVNEAQFIALRRRFHQQPEIGFEEHQTSSEVARLLGEWGYEVHRGLAGTGVVGTLRVGHGEKRLGLRADMDALPMQERSGKPWASQVDGRFHGCGHDGHTTTLLYAAEYLARTRQFNGTLQLIFQPAEELLYGGRVMVEDGLFDQFPCDAIFGLHNMPGQPLGKIGLRDGAMMASSDTLYIEVKGVGGHGAVPEHTVDATLVACHITLALQSIVSRNITPFEPAVVTVGSIQAGHAPNIINDHVLMKLTVRTLNEQVRETVLQRIHDIAVAQAESFNATATLTHVNGSPVLRNDPAANAMVREVATALFGAEQVGEVKPFMGSEDFAFMLEQHPHGSYFTIGAGDEPDRCMVHNPGYDFNDALLLSGAALWCGLTEHYLR